One window from the genome of Rubinisphaera margarita encodes:
- a CDS encoding arylsulfatase, with product MQLSIFKYGLAILATVLFTRNVSAQESLPFPPPSSPSTAGPTIAESTYKPVKPVHHLPSDAPNIVIIMLDDVGPALPEPFGGPIHTPTLSRIADEGITYNRFHNAAMCSPTRASLLTGRNHHRVGFGQIAELANDWDGYTGNWPATTASIAKVLGYYGYNTAAFGKWHNTPAEQTTTQGPYDRWPTGRLVGFDYFYGFLAGESSQWEPAIVRNTTRIETPETENYHFTVDIADEAISWIRRQNAIAPEQPFFVYWAPGASHGPHHIFKEWADKYKGRFDAGWDELRKEMFARQKECGWIPKETQLTQRPETLAGWDDIPEDQRAFQLRLMEIFAGFTEHADTHAGRLVDELEQLGLRENTLIFYVWSDNGSSSEGQHGTISELLAQNGIATKVEDHIRALDELGGLDVLGSNKTDNMYHAGWAWAGSTPHQGTKLTASHFGGTRTPLAISWPKSITPDKKPRTQFHHVNDIAPTVYEVIGITPPQEVDGVTQQAMDGISMVYTFDKAEAPGRKQAQYFECMADRGVYTPDGWFASAWGPRIPWVPGLPAGIQNWSPDNDRWELYNINGDYSQAIDLSKQHPDKLDELKTIFAQEAKANLVYPVGGGLWSVIWSPQSAPSNPATTFNYTQDVVGVPEFAGPKVGARSNLVTVHLDLEKDSSGVLYALGAFSGGVALWVDKGKLHYEYNLFEIERTRLESKEPLPTGKTTIEVETRISEPRGAADVALRVNGKEVAHGTVPRTAVLAFTANDSFDVGMDSYSPVSEAYFDRKPFRFNGKIDKLQIKYQK from the coding sequence ATGCAACTCTCGATCTTCAAGTATGGTCTAGCCATTCTGGCGACAGTTTTATTCACCAGGAACGTGTCGGCCCAGGAAAGCCTTCCTTTTCCGCCACCATCCTCGCCAAGTACGGCTGGTCCCACAATCGCCGAATCGACGTACAAACCGGTGAAACCAGTCCATCACCTGCCCTCTGATGCACCGAATATCGTGATCATTATGCTCGACGATGTTGGGCCGGCGTTGCCGGAACCATTCGGGGGTCCGATCCATACTCCGACGCTCTCTCGAATTGCAGACGAGGGGATTACTTACAACCGCTTTCACAACGCAGCGATGTGTTCGCCGACGCGAGCTTCACTGTTGACCGGACGAAATCATCATCGCGTCGGGTTCGGGCAGATTGCCGAACTGGCCAACGACTGGGACGGCTATACCGGAAACTGGCCGGCCACGACGGCCTCAATTGCCAAGGTGCTGGGATATTACGGTTACAATACGGCTGCATTCGGCAAATGGCACAATACTCCAGCCGAGCAAACAACCACACAGGGACCGTACGATCGCTGGCCGACCGGGCGTCTCGTCGGTTTCGATTACTTCTACGGTTTCCTTGCCGGCGAGTCGTCGCAATGGGAGCCGGCCATCGTCCGAAACACGACGCGAATCGAGACGCCGGAAACAGAGAACTATCACTTCACGGTCGATATCGCCGATGAGGCGATCTCGTGGATTCGGCGACAAAACGCAATCGCCCCCGAGCAGCCGTTCTTTGTCTACTGGGCTCCAGGAGCCTCTCATGGTCCGCATCACATCTTCAAGGAGTGGGCCGACAAGTACAAAGGACGCTTCGACGCCGGGTGGGATGAGCTGCGTAAAGAGATGTTCGCCAGGCAGAAGGAATGCGGCTGGATTCCGAAGGAAACTCAATTGACCCAACGTCCGGAAACGCTGGCCGGCTGGGACGACATTCCCGAAGACCAGCGAGCATTCCAATTGCGGCTCATGGAAATCTTTGCCGGTTTCACAGAGCATGCCGACACCCATGCCGGGCGTCTGGTCGACGAGCTTGAACAGCTGGGGCTCCGCGAGAATACCCTGATCTTCTATGTCTGGAGTGACAACGGGTCGAGTTCGGAAGGTCAGCATGGGACAATCAGTGAGCTTCTCGCCCAGAATGGAATCGCGACGAAAGTCGAAGATCATATTCGAGCGCTGGATGAACTCGGTGGACTCGATGTCCTCGGCAGCAACAAGACCGACAATATGTACCACGCCGGCTGGGCCTGGGCCGGATCGACTCCGCATCAGGGAACGAAACTGACGGCCAGCCATTTCGGAGGCACACGCACTCCGCTGGCCATCTCCTGGCCGAAGTCGATTACGCCCGATAAGAAGCCGCGGACGCAGTTCCACCACGTTAACGATATCGCGCCAACTGTCTACGAGGTGATCGGCATCACTCCCCCGCAGGAAGTCGACGGCGTCACCCAGCAGGCCATGGATGGAATCAGCATGGTCTATACCTTCGACAAAGCCGAAGCTCCGGGACGCAAGCAGGCACAATACTTCGAGTGCATGGCCGATCGAGGGGTCTACACTCCCGATGGCTGGTTCGCATCGGCGTGGGGACCTCGTATTCCGTGGGTCCCCGGCTTGCCCGCGGGGATTCAGAACTGGAGTCCGGACAACGATCGCTGGGAGCTCTACAACATCAATGGCGACTACTCCCAGGCCATTGATCTTTCGAAACAGCACCCGGACAAGCTGGATGAGCTGAAGACGATTTTTGCTCAGGAAGCGAAGGCTAATCTGGTGTACCCGGTTGGCGGAGGCCTCTGGTCGGTCATCTGGAGTCCCCAGTCGGCTCCTTCGAATCCGGCGACCACCTTCAACTACACGCAGGATGTCGTCGGCGTGCCCGAGTTTGCCGGCCCCAAAGTCGGAGCTCGCAGTAATCTGGTGACCGTGCATCTCGATCTGGAGAAGGATTCGTCGGGAGTTCTCTACGCTCTGGGTGCGTTTTCCGGAGGCGTCGCACTCTGGGTCGACAAGGGCAAACTTCACTACGAGTACAACCTGTTCGAGATTGAACGGACACGACTGGAGTCGAAAGAGCCGCTTCCGACAGGCAAGACGACCATTGAAGTCGAAACCCGAATCTCCGAGCCCCGGGGGGCAGCAGACGTCGCTTTGCGGGTGAACGGAAAAGAAGTCGCTCACGGCACCGTGCCTCGGACTGCGGTCCTGGCGTTCACGGCCAACGACTCTTTCGACGTCGGCATGGACAGTTACTCGCCGGTCTCTGAAGCCTACTTCGATCGGAAGCCGTTTCGATTCAACGGAAAGATCGACAAACTGCAGATCAAGTATCAGAAGTAA
- the katG gene encoding catalase/peroxidase HPI, which produces MAIRTFAACASLAALVTCASYAETGSGKSAKTEQEGGSSAAQCPVIGDVRPASARHTAAGSMSNSDWWPNQLNLSILHQNSVKGNPLGEDFDYAEEFKKLDVEAVKKDLRELMTDSQDWWPADYGHYGPLFIRMAWHSAGTYRVSDGRGGAGYGTQRFAPLNSWPDNANLDKARRLLWPIKQKYGNKISWADLMVLTGNVALASMGFETFGFAGGREDVWEPQEDIYWGPESTWLGDKRYSGERDLEDPLAAVQMGLIYVNPEGPNGKPDPLAAAHDIRQTFGRMAMNDEETVALIAGGHTFGKAHGAASADNVGAEPEAAGIEEQGLGWKNKHGSGNAGDTITSGLEGAWSSTPTQWSNGYFDNLFGYEWELTTSPAGAHQWVPKDGAGTDLVPDAFDSSKTHAPIMFTTDLALKLDPAYGKISKRFHDNPEQFREAFAKAWYKLTHRDMGPYSRLVGQNVPEPQIWQDPVPEVEHELISQDDAAALKEKLLDSGLSVSDLVSTAWASASTFRGSDKRGGANGARIRLAPQKDWEVNQPEKLARVIEKLEQIQKEFNSAQSGGKQVSLADLIVLGGNAGVEAAAKKAGYDIQVPFSPGRGDATAEMTDVEAMAVLEPKADGFRNYVDKEIDRPAEELLVDKAQLLTLSAPEMTALVGGMRVLDTTWGSGPFAELGVFTDNPGALTNDFFVNLLDMSTEWQKSPMCDHFFEGRDRESGDVKWTASRVDLVFGSNSQLRAIAEVYASDHAEEKFVNDFVAAWTKVMNLDRFDLERDVRAGHKELVLGQK; this is translated from the coding sequence ATGGCAATTCGTACTTTCGCCGCCTGCGCGAGTCTCGCGGCGCTCGTCACATGTGCGAGCTACGCGGAAACCGGCAGCGGTAAATCCGCAAAGACCGAACAGGAAGGCGGCAGCAGTGCTGCTCAGTGTCCTGTCATCGGCGACGTCCGACCGGCATCGGCTCGCCACACCGCGGCTGGCTCCATGTCCAACAGTGACTGGTGGCCCAATCAGCTGAACCTGAGCATTCTTCACCAGAACTCGGTGAAGGGAAATCCCCTGGGCGAAGATTTTGACTACGCCGAAGAGTTCAAAAAGCTCGACGTCGAAGCCGTCAAGAAAGATCTGCGCGAGTTGATGACCGACTCGCAGGACTGGTGGCCGGCTGACTACGGTCACTATGGTCCGCTGTTCATTCGCATGGCCTGGCACAGCGCCGGAACCTACCGCGTGAGCGATGGTCGCGGAGGAGCCGGTTACGGCACGCAGCGGTTCGCACCGCTCAACAGCTGGCCTGACAACGCCAACCTCGACAAAGCCCGGCGGCTGCTCTGGCCCATCAAGCAGAAGTATGGCAACAAAATTTCCTGGGCCGACCTGATGGTCCTGACCGGAAACGTGGCTCTGGCATCGATGGGCTTCGAAACCTTCGGCTTCGCCGGCGGACGTGAAGATGTCTGGGAACCGCAGGAAGATATCTACTGGGGTCCGGAATCGACCTGGCTGGGCGACAAACGCTACAGCGGCGAACGTGACCTCGAAGATCCGCTGGCCGCCGTGCAGATGGGACTCATCTATGTCAATCCGGAAGGTCCCAACGGCAAACCGGACCCTCTGGCTGCTGCTCACGATATCCGTCAAACCTTCGGACGGATGGCGATGAACGATGAAGAAACCGTCGCCCTGATCGCTGGCGGACATACGTTCGGAAAAGCTCACGGAGCCGCCTCGGCTGACAATGTCGGCGCGGAACCGGAAGCAGCCGGGATTGAAGAGCAGGGACTCGGCTGGAAGAACAAACACGGCTCGGGCAACGCCGGGGATACCATTACCAGTGGTCTCGAAGGCGCCTGGTCCAGCACGCCGACGCAGTGGTCCAACGGTTATTTCGACAATCTGTTTGGTTACGAATGGGAGTTGACCACGAGCCCGGCGGGCGCCCATCAGTGGGTTCCCAAAGATGGAGCCGGGACCGACCTCGTGCCTGACGCCTTCGATTCGTCGAAAACACATGCTCCAATCATGTTCACGACGGACCTGGCACTGAAGCTGGATCCGGCTTACGGCAAGATCTCGAAACGATTCCACGACAATCCGGAACAGTTCAGGGAAGCCTTCGCCAAAGCCTGGTACAAGCTAACTCACCGGGATATGGGACCTTACTCCCGTCTGGTGGGACAGAATGTGCCTGAACCTCAGATCTGGCAGGACCCGGTTCCGGAAGTCGAACATGAACTGATCAGTCAGGACGATGCCGCCGCTCTGAAAGAGAAGCTGCTCGATTCCGGTCTGTCGGTCTCTGATCTGGTCTCCACGGCCTGGGCTTCGGCCTCGACCTTCCGCGGCAGCGACAAGCGAGGCGGCGCCAACGGGGCCCGTATTCGCCTGGCTCCGCAGAAAGACTGGGAAGTGAACCAGCCGGAGAAGCTGGCCAGGGTCATTGAGAAGCTGGAACAGATCCAGAAAGAGTTCAACAGCGCACAGTCTGGTGGTAAGCAGGTTTCACTTGCGGACCTCATCGTGCTCGGCGGGAACGCCGGCGTCGAAGCCGCCGCGAAGAAAGCAGGCTACGACATTCAGGTTCCATTCTCTCCCGGCCGTGGCGATGCGACCGCTGAGATGACCGATGTCGAGGCCATGGCCGTCCTGGAACCAAAGGCTGACGGATTCCGTAACTACGTCGACAAGGAGATCGACCGGCCGGCGGAAGAACTGCTCGTCGACAAGGCGCAGCTGTTGACTCTGTCCGCTCCGGAGATGACTGCACTCGTCGGCGGCATGCGAGTTCTGGACACCACCTGGGGCAGCGGACCATTCGCCGAACTCGGCGTCTTCACCGACAACCCGGGGGCGTTGACCAACGACTTCTTCGTGAACCTGCTCGACATGAGCACCGAATGGCAGAAGTCGCCGATGTGCGATCACTTCTTCGAAGGCCGCGATCGCGAATCGGGTGACGTCAAATGGACCGCCAGCCGTGTGGACCTTGTCTTCGGTTCCAACTCGCAACTGCGAGCCATCGCCGAAGTCTACGCCAGTGACCATGCCGAAGAGAAGTTCGTCAACGACTTCGTCGCCGCCTGGACCAAGGTCATGAACCTGGACCGTTTCGATCTCGAACGGGACGTCCGCGCCGGCCACAAAGAACTGGTGCTCGGCCAGAAGTAA
- a CDS encoding LysR family transcriptional regulator → MELDQLRYFLRVAERQNFTRAAEDLGISQPALSRSIQKLEDELGQPVFERKTRSVSLTDAGTLLQARVQQVLAILEDTKAEITDDGQSGRVRVGAIPTIAPYFLPDFLRKFANEFPKATLIVQENTTDNLLKSCTQGEIDLAILALPLPARYLEVEVLFEEELLLVLPPEHPLVAKEKIRVNDVEPYPFVLLDEAHCLSDNIVSFCRNRSFQPVAVERTSQLAMVQELVSLSHGVSMVPAMARERDQSDRRVYRSFTGKKPMRTVVAVWNPYRFQSKLLKAFRERLQR, encoded by the coding sequence ATGGAACTGGATCAGCTGCGCTACTTTCTCCGCGTTGCGGAACGGCAGAACTTCACTCGAGCGGCGGAAGATCTGGGGATTTCGCAGCCCGCGCTGAGTCGGTCGATTCAGAAGCTGGAGGATGAACTGGGGCAGCCGGTGTTCGAGCGAAAAACGCGTTCGGTCTCGCTGACGGATGCCGGGACGCTGCTGCAGGCCCGGGTCCAGCAGGTGCTGGCCATTCTTGAAGACACGAAAGCCGAAATCACCGACGATGGCCAGAGCGGCCGCGTGCGGGTGGGCGCCATTCCGACAATCGCTCCCTATTTTCTGCCCGATTTCCTGCGGAAGTTCGCGAACGAGTTCCCGAAGGCAACACTGATTGTGCAGGAAAACACGACCGACAATCTGCTCAAGAGCTGCACACAGGGTGAGATCGATCTGGCCATTCTTGCGCTGCCGCTGCCGGCACGATACCTCGAAGTGGAGGTCCTCTTCGAGGAAGAACTTCTGCTCGTCCTTCCTCCTGAGCATCCGCTGGTCGCGAAAGAGAAGATTCGGGTGAATGATGTGGAACCTTATCCGTTCGTCCTGCTCGATGAAGCGCACTGTCTTTCCGACAATATCGTCTCCTTCTGCCGGAACCGCTCCTTCCAGCCGGTCGCCGTCGAGCGGACGAGTCAACTGGCGATGGTCCAGGAACTGGTTTCGCTGTCGCATGGCGTATCGATGGTTCCCGCGATGGCGAGGGAGCGTGACCAGAGCGACCGCCGCGTCTACCGCTCCTTTACGGGCAAGAAGCCGATGCGAACCGTGGTGGCGGTTTGGAATCCTTACCGGTTCCAAAGCAAGCTGCTGAAAGCCTTCCGGGAACGTCTGCAACGTTGA
- the mscL gene encoding large conductance mechanosensitive channel protein MscL: MASRSSPVDRGFESMLVSHRCEGDREVLNEFKKFILKGNVVDLATGVIIGAAFSRIVTAFTDGIMKPLISLAGGDPDVSLKVGIFDVGIVLNAVIGFLITATVVFFVIVKPVNHLLEMMREEPESVPPAPNPEQQLLGDIRDLLKQQIDLQRGSDPGSTTQPEPGV; the protein is encoded by the coding sequence ATGGCATCTCGTTCGTCCCCGGTCGACAGAGGCTTCGAATCGATGCTGGTGAGTCACCGCTGTGAGGGGGACCGTGAAGTGCTGAACGAATTCAAGAAGTTCATTCTGAAAGGCAATGTGGTCGACCTGGCGACCGGGGTGATCATTGGGGCGGCTTTCAGCCGCATTGTCACGGCCTTTACCGATGGCATCATGAAACCGCTCATCAGCCTGGCGGGCGGCGACCCCGATGTTTCGCTGAAGGTCGGGATCTTCGACGTCGGGATTGTCCTTAATGCGGTGATCGGGTTTCTGATTACCGCGACCGTCGTGTTCTTCGTGATCGTCAAGCCGGTCAACCACTTGCTCGAAATGATGCGGGAAGAGCCTGAATCGGTTCCGCCGGCCCCGAACCCGGAACAGCAGCTGCTTGGTGATATCAGAGATTTGCTCAAGCAGCAGATCGACCTTCAGCGGGGCTCGGATCCCGGCTCAACCACCCAGCCGGAACCGGGCGTGTGA
- a CDS encoding zf-TFIIB domain-containing protein — MNCINCGAPLHFDVRKTGGLCPHCNTRNSLRSDFPAEGLEVLDLPTESLCSRCEHPMDAALLNGRPAQYCGQCHGILIADEDFAGVVWERRASYGGSDAIPAPIDPRELSERAFCPDCSAPMDCHPYYGPGNAVIDACTRCGWIWLDNGELEAIESAPGRRGR, encoded by the coding sequence ATGAACTGTATAAACTGTGGCGCACCGCTTCATTTCGACGTGCGGAAAACGGGCGGACTCTGCCCGCACTGCAATACCCGCAATTCGCTGCGAAGCGACTTCCCGGCCGAAGGGCTCGAAGTCCTGGATCTGCCGACCGAGTCGCTCTGCTCGCGCTGCGAACACCCCATGGACGCGGCTCTGCTGAACGGGCGACCCGCTCAATATTGCGGGCAGTGCCACGGAATTCTGATCGCCGATGAGGACTTTGCCGGCGTCGTCTGGGAACGCCGCGCCAGCTATGGGGGTTCAGACGCGATCCCGGCTCCCATTGATCCCCGCGAACTCAGCGAACGCGCGTTCTGCCCGGACTGTTCCGCTCCGATGGATTGCCATCCCTACTATGGCCCCGGCAACGCCGTCATCGACGCCTGCACACGCTGCGGCTGGATCTGGCTCGACAACGGAGAGCTCGAAGCGATCGAATCAGCTCCCGGCCGACGCGGCCGCTGA
- a CDS encoding alpha-amylase family glycosyl hydrolase — translation MSTDQVVRIEGMGAIPGDHGVAFRVWAPHAEAVSVIGTFNDWNEESNKLDAEDGGKWYTLVENASIGDQYLFVIHAGGKKLKRIDPYAREVTNSVGNAVVPDPSFDWLEDNFEMPPINELVVYEMHIGTYTTSEDGEQPGTFETAIEDLAHLQRLGVNCIEVMPIAEFAGDYSWGYNPAHIFAVESSYGGPKAFKQFVLEAHKRGIAVVLDVVYNHFGPSDLDLWQFDGWHQHEMGGIYFYNDWKAETPWGLTRPDYGRGEVRQYIFDNAMMWMNDFRVDGLRYDMTLYIRNVRGNGDPGGDIPEGWSLTQWINGEIRKQFPDKITIAEDLQKNDWMTKSPEDGGAGFHAQWDAAFVHPIRDVLTQPNDEDRSMEAVVQALSKNYNGDPFQRVAYTESHDEVANGKARMTSEINPDAPHSWCARKRSVLGAVLTLTAPGVPMLFQGQEFLEDEWFRDTVPLDWDKADEFRGTVRLYRDLIHLRLNARGNTKGLTGSGINFLHVDDHAKVVVYHRWYEGGTDDNVVVAVNFSSQAHTVKVHMPSAGEWKPLFNSDSHLYSKSYDDVGPGHVLQTEGEVEFTIAPYSAVIFGHEA, via the coding sequence ATGAGTACAGATCAGGTTGTGCGTATTGAAGGTATGGGAGCGATCCCGGGAGATCATGGCGTCGCGTTTCGCGTGTGGGCTCCCCATGCCGAGGCTGTCTCCGTGATTGGTACGTTCAACGACTGGAACGAAGAGTCCAATAAGTTGGACGCCGAGGACGGAGGCAAGTGGTACACTCTGGTGGAGAACGCCTCCATCGGTGATCAATATCTGTTTGTCATCCACGCGGGGGGCAAGAAGCTGAAGCGGATTGATCCGTACGCCCGGGAAGTGACGAACTCGGTCGGAAACGCGGTGGTGCCCGATCCCTCGTTCGACTGGTTGGAAGACAACTTTGAGATGCCGCCGATCAATGAGCTCGTCGTCTACGAGATGCACATCGGCACCTACACGACGTCTGAAGACGGCGAACAGCCCGGCACATTCGAAACCGCCATCGAAGATCTCGCCCATCTTCAGCGACTGGGAGTGAACTGCATTGAGGTGATGCCGATCGCCGAGTTTGCCGGCGATTATTCGTGGGGTTACAACCCGGCTCACATTTTCGCCGTCGAGTCGAGTTACGGCGGCCCGAAGGCGTTCAAACAGTTTGTGCTGGAAGCCCATAAGCGGGGCATCGCCGTGGTGCTTGATGTCGTCTACAACCACTTCGGTCCGAGCGATCTCGACCTGTGGCAGTTCGATGGCTGGCATCAGCACGAGATGGGCGGCATTTATTTCTACAACGACTGGAAAGCCGAAACGCCCTGGGGACTGACGCGGCCCGATTACGGTCGCGGCGAAGTCCGGCAGTACATCTTCGACAATGCAATGATGTGGATGAACGATTTTCGTGTCGATGGTCTGCGTTACGACATGACGCTTTATATCCGGAACGTCCGCGGAAACGGCGATCCGGGCGGCGACATTCCGGAAGGCTGGTCTCTGACGCAGTGGATCAACGGAGAAATCCGCAAGCAGTTCCCCGACAAGATCACGATCGCGGAAGACCTGCAGAAGAACGACTGGATGACAAAGTCTCCCGAAGACGGGGGCGCCGGGTTCCATGCTCAATGGGACGCCGCATTCGTGCATCCGATTCGCGATGTGCTCACGCAGCCGAACGACGAAGACCGCTCGATGGAAGCGGTCGTTCAAGCTCTCAGCAAGAACTACAACGGGGATCCGTTCCAGCGTGTCGCCTACACCGAGTCTCACGACGAAGTGGCGAACGGAAAGGCTCGCATGACGAGCGAGATCAATCCGGATGCTCCCCACAGCTGGTGTGCTCGCAAGCGATCCGTCCTCGGAGCCGTGCTGACGCTGACTGCCCCCGGGGTGCCGATGCTGTTTCAGGGACAAGAGTTTCTTGAAGACGAATGGTTCCGCGACACCGTGCCGCTGGACTGGGACAAAGCTGATGAATTCCGCGGCACGGTCCGACTGTATCGCGATCTGATTCATCTTCGGCTCAATGCCCGGGGTAACACGAAGGGACTGACCGGATCGGGCATCAACTTCCTGCACGTCGATGATCATGCCAAGGTTGTCGTCTACCATCGCTGGTACGAAGGGGGAACTGATGACAACGTCGTGGTCGCCGTCAACTTTTCCAGCCAGGCCCACACCGTAAAGGTCCACATGCCTTCGGCGGGAGAATGGAAGCCGCTGTTCAACAGCGACAGCCATCTCTACAGCAAGTCGTACGATGACGTCGGCCCGGGACACGTGCTGCAGACCGAGGGGGAAGTCGAATTCACGATCGCACCGTACTCGGCTGTGATCTTCGGGCATGAAGCTTGA
- a CDS encoding endonuclease/exonuclease/phosphatase family protein codes for MKLSLLLSALLTIATAANASAEDESTAAINVVSFNIRYGSARDGENHWDKRKDFVVETVQELDPDLLGTQETLGFQRDYLSSKLPEYSVFGVGREDGRDEGEMMAIFYRTERFEKLDGGHFWLSETPNVPGSMSWNTACSRMVTWVKLKDHKNADRVLWFFNTHLDHKSPQARLEGARLIRRRVNEMVAGAPVVITGDFNAAEKSEPYQALFEQSGSVQLQDTWRVAQPSAQQNEGTFTGFSLKSRGDKRIDWIAISKGFQVQSAAIVEINRNGVTPSDHLPVQARLVFSKH; via the coding sequence ATGAAACTCAGCCTGCTGCTCTCCGCACTCCTGACGATCGCTACGGCCGCGAATGCTTCTGCTGAAGACGAGTCAACAGCCGCGATTAACGTGGTCAGCTTTAACATCCGCTATGGCTCGGCTCGCGATGGCGAGAACCATTGGGACAAGCGAAAGGATTTCGTCGTCGAAACCGTTCAGGAACTCGACCCGGATCTGCTCGGAACGCAGGAGACACTCGGCTTTCAGCGGGACTATCTGAGCTCGAAGCTGCCGGAATACTCGGTCTTCGGCGTCGGCCGGGAAGACGGTCGCGACGAGGGAGAGATGATGGCCATCTTCTACCGGACCGAACGGTTCGAGAAGCTCGATGGCGGTCACTTCTGGTTGAGCGAGACACCGAATGTTCCCGGCAGTATGAGTTGGAACACGGCCTGCTCCCGGATGGTGACGTGGGTGAAGTTGAAGGATCACAAGAACGCGGATCGCGTCCTCTGGTTCTTCAACACGCATCTCGATCACAAGAGCCCGCAGGCTCGCCTCGAAGGGGCCCGACTGATTCGTCGGCGCGTGAACGAGATGGTCGCGGGGGCTCCGGTGGTCATCACCGGCGACTTCAATGCCGCCGAGAAGTCCGAACCCTATCAGGCCCTGTTCGAGCAGTCCGGCTCGGTGCAGCTGCAGGATACCTGGCGGGTCGCGCAACCGAGTGCCCAGCAGAACGAAGGAACATTCACCGGCTTCTCGCTGAAGTCACGCGGCGACAAACGCATCGACTGGATCGCGATCAGCAAAGGCTTCCAGGTCCAGTCCGCTGCGATCGTCGAGATCAATCGCAACGGCGTGACGCCTTCGGATCATCTGCCGGTTCAGGCTCGGCTCGTCTTCAGCAAGCACTGA